In Deinococcus sp. Marseille-Q6407, a single window of DNA contains:
- a CDS encoding LamB/YcsF family protein → MQMDLNADAGESFGNWTAGNDQQLFPELTSVNLALGFHAGDPVILQAAVALAQSCGLGIGAHPGYPDLQGFGRRAMSLSPDEIYAATVYQLGALGAFLQLVGAPLQHVKAHGALYMRIHEDPVAGEAFCRAVRELVPQAGMVTLAGPAGEALTRQAQAQELTVWREAFPERAYIESGQLAPRSLPGSSIHDPEEAARRAAEMARGQVTTLEGRQLGLQVDTLCIHGDNPRAVEIARAIRARLAEDGVTLTALAAGETESDAGPLLARH, encoded by the coding sequence ATGCAGATGGATCTGAACGCCGACGCAGGCGAATCTTTCGGCAACTGGACCGCCGGCAACGACCAGCAGCTGTTTCCCGAACTGACCAGCGTCAATCTGGCGCTGGGCTTTCATGCGGGCGACCCCGTCATTCTGCAGGCCGCCGTGGCGCTGGCGCAGAGCTGCGGCCTCGGCATCGGCGCTCACCCCGGTTATCCGGACCTGCAGGGCTTCGGGCGGCGCGCCATGAGCCTCAGCCCGGACGAGATTTACGCGGCGACCGTTTATCAGCTCGGGGCGCTGGGAGCTTTTTTGCAGCTGGTCGGTGCTCCCCTGCAACACGTCAAGGCTCACGGCGCCCTGTACATGCGCATCCATGAAGACCCGGTGGCCGGCGAAGCATTCTGCCGGGCGGTCCGCGAGCTGGTGCCGCAGGCCGGCATGGTCACGCTGGCCGGGCCAGCCGGCGAGGCCCTCACCCGGCAGGCACAGGCCCAGGAGCTGACCGTGTGGCGCGAGGCTTTTCCCGAGCGGGCCTATATCGAAAGTGGGCAACTGGCACCCCGCTCATTGCCGGGCAGCTCCATCCACGACCCGGAAGAAGCCGCCCGGCGCGCCGCCGAGATGGCCCGCGGGCAGGTGACCACCTTAGAAGGCCGGCAGCTGGGGCTGCAGGTGGACACGCTCTGCATTCACGGCGACAATCCCAGAGCGGTCGAGATTGCCCGGGCCATTCGCGCCCGGCTGGCGGAAGATGGGGTCACGCTGACCGCACTGGCCGCAGGAGAAACGGAAAGCGATGCAGGCCCACTACTGGCACGACACTGA
- a CDS encoding metallophosphoesterase family protein, translating into MKIAVFSDVHGNRFALEAVIRDIADQQPDAWVNLGDGLYGGADPAGAWQLQRTLQERYEALEVRGNTDERLAQPLAEVTEKRAMLEWLHGQLPPEAVQHVAGLPLRVTLAGGAVVCGHGTPDSARDYLLWDKAAGRWKTDAEVLAALGDLAGEDSPARVVVVGHSHHEHLRQIGRLTVVNCGAVSRQKDGSPLARWVLLENGEGEAAGSWQVQFRRVTYDVAAAAAWAEAHAPGGGKEARQLRAGRP; encoded by the coding sequence ATGAAGATAGCCGTTTTCAGTGACGTGCACGGCAACCGTTTCGCGCTGGAAGCCGTCATCCGCGACATTGCCGACCAGCAGCCGGACGCTTGGGTCAACCTGGGCGATGGGCTCTACGGCGGAGCCGACCCGGCCGGTGCCTGGCAGCTGCAAAGAACTCTGCAGGAACGCTATGAGGCGCTGGAAGTACGCGGCAATACCGACGAGCGCCTGGCGCAGCCGCTGGCCGAGGTCACCGAAAAGCGCGCCATGCTGGAGTGGCTGCACGGCCAGCTGCCCCCGGAAGCTGTCCAGCATGTCGCCGGGCTGCCGCTGCGGGTCACGCTGGCAGGCGGCGCCGTGGTGTGCGGGCACGGCACACCGGACAGCGCCAGGGACTATCTGCTGTGGGACAAGGCTGCCGGCCGCTGGAAGACCGACGCCGAGGTGCTGGCTGCTCTGGGCGACCTGGCCGGCGAAGACAGCCCCGCCCGGGTGGTCGTGGTGGGCCACTCGCACCACGAGCATCTGCGGCAGATCGGCCGGCTGACGGTGGTCAACTGCGGTGCCGTCAGCCGCCAGAAAGATGGAAGCCCCCTGGCCCGCTGGGTGCTGCTGGAAAACGGAGAAGGTGAAGCCGCCGGCAGCTGGCAGGTACAGTTTCGCCGGGTCACCTATGACGTGGCCGCCGCCGCTGCCTGGGCCGAGGCGCACGCCCCGGGGGGCGGCAAGGAAGCCCGCCAGCTGCGAGCCGGACGCCCCTGA
- the pxpB gene encoding 5-oxoprolinase subunit PxpB, whose translation MQAHYWHDTEPEQLPALAQALLHSGLPGLLDAVPAYESLYIEFDKRALTLDTLTGWLAAWTPGNNEAAGRLVEIPACYDGEDLAAAAEFSGLSPAEVAARHSEQTYRVRALGFVAGFPFMETTPPELQLPRRAAPRARVPAHSLAVAGAQTGIYPVEAPGGWNLLGRTLQAAYDPRREPAFLVQPGDRVRFVPQAPGAPPLAPIQPLDLLPTAPQFPLLRVERPGALSLVMNRGRFQTGRFGLVRSGPLDPQAAALATELLGNPADAPLLELHLRGPELTVLQECWLAVTGLGLTALLDGQPQPPYSAFRAQAGQRLHFRPNGQGRVSYLAVAGGFEAAGFMGSASTDLKGGLGRPLQAGQLLGSAQPRHLRRARQFLPWWVRQSAGQTAPLELRLIPVAAGEPPEPALLGFSYRVRDLDRMAARLDGPTVPGGEIVSEGSPVGTVQLPPGGVPIILLNDKGTLGGYRRGGRIHPDDLPQLVQSLPGREVRFIAGDTF comes from the coding sequence ATGCAGGCCCACTACTGGCACGACACTGAGCCCGAGCAGCTGCCCGCGCTGGCCCAGGCCCTGCTGCATAGCGGGCTGCCGGGGCTGCTGGACGCTGTTCCGGCCTACGAATCGCTATACATAGAATTCGACAAGCGGGCGCTGACGCTGGACACCCTGACCGGGTGGCTGGCCGCCTGGACCCCCGGCAACAACGAAGCCGCTGGCCGGCTGGTCGAAATCCCAGCCTGCTACGACGGCGAGGACCTGGCCGCCGCAGCCGAGTTCAGCGGCCTGAGCCCCGCCGAGGTGGCCGCGCGGCACAGCGAGCAGACCTACCGGGTACGGGCCCTGGGGTTCGTGGCCGGCTTTCCCTTTATGGAAACCACCCCGCCGGAATTGCAGCTGCCACGCCGGGCGGCGCCGCGCGCCCGCGTTCCGGCACACTCGCTGGCAGTGGCCGGCGCCCAGACCGGCATCTACCCAGTCGAGGCACCCGGCGGCTGGAACCTGCTGGGCCGCACCCTGCAGGCCGCTTACGACCCGCGCCGCGAGCCCGCTTTTCTGGTGCAGCCGGGCGACCGGGTCCGCTTCGTGCCGCAAGCCCCAGGCGCGCCGCCCCTGGCGCCCATTCAGCCGCTGGACCTGCTCCCGACCGCACCGCAGTTTCCGCTCCTGCGGGTGGAACGTCCGGGTGCCCTCAGCCTGGTGATGAACCGGGGCCGCTTTCAGACTGGGCGCTTCGGGCTGGTGCGCTCGGGGCCGCTGGACCCCCAGGCTGCGGCGCTGGCCACCGAACTGCTGGGCAACCCGGCAGATGCGCCGCTGCTGGAACTGCATCTGCGCGGCCCCGAACTGACCGTGTTGCAGGAGTGCTGGCTGGCCGTGACTGGCCTGGGGCTGACGGCCCTGCTGGACGGCCAGCCGCAGCCGCCTTACAGCGCTTTCCGGGCACAAGCGGGGCAGCGGCTCCACTTCCGGCCCAACGGCCAGGGACGGGTCAGCTACCTGGCTGTGGCCGGCGGCTTCGAGGCGGCTGGCTTTATGGGCAGCGCCAGCACCGACCTCAAGGGCGGACTGGGCCGGCCGCTGCAGGCAGGACAACTGCTGGGCAGCGCGCAGCCCCGGCACCTGCGGCGGGCACGGCAATTTCTGCCGTGGTGGGTGCGGCAGTCAGCTGGACAGACGGCACCGCTGGAGCTGCGCCTCATCCCAGTGGCAGCCGGCGAGCCGCCCGAACCGGCATTGCTGGGGTTCAGTTACCGGGTGCGCGACCTCGACCGGATGGCCGCACGGCTGGACGGCCCCACCGTTCCGGGCGGCGAGATCGTCTCGGAAGGTTCTCCGGTCGGCACGGTGCAACTGCCGCCGGGCGGAGTGCCCATCATTCTGCTGAATGACAAAGGCACCCTGGGCGGCTACCGGCGGGGCGGGCGCATCCACCCGGACGACCTGCCGCAGTTGGTCCAGAGCCTGCCGGGCCGCGAAGTACGATTTATAGCAGGTGATACCTTTTAG
- a CDS encoding MFS transporter: MSTLTPDQPPAAQPRSRPAVPIAWLLLGILLLASILRAPLLSVGPLVGVIRHDLGLSGTLMGMLASLPVLVFALVSPFAAGLSRRYGLETTLLAASLLLLSGLLLRSGLPGEAALLAGTAVLSAGIALGNVLLPALVKRSLPERVALVTGIQSATMSLVAGIAAAVALPLSHLGGWRLSLGIWALPALLSALVWGGLRRGSRQARLAPEPLPQTGGNLWTQPAAWVLSLFMGIQSLVFYSLANFMPAILTERGINPLEASWYSTVMQWVSLLGIFGISLLAGRVPRLQGIAVGSAALTLSGLLGLWLGPLNLAWLWASLLGIGCAATFSLSLILFSVRTRTPQAAASLSGMAQAVGYLVAATGPLGAGYLFDRTGSWTSSLLLLSLLLATQCVLAWFAGQSSFIGSADAG; the protein is encoded by the coding sequence ATGTCCACGCTTACACCCGACCAACCGCCCGCCGCTCAGCCCCGCTCCCGGCCCGCCGTGCCGATTGCCTGGCTGCTGCTGGGCATCCTGCTGCTGGCCTCTATCCTGCGGGCGCCGCTGCTGTCGGTCGGGCCGCTGGTCGGGGTGATCCGGCACGACCTGGGCCTTTCCGGCACCCTGATGGGCATGCTGGCCAGCCTGCCGGTGCTGGTCTTCGCTCTGGTGTCGCCTTTTGCGGCTGGGCTGTCGCGGCGCTACGGGCTGGAAACGACCCTGCTGGCTGCGTCGCTGCTGCTGCTCAGCGGGCTGCTGCTGCGCAGTGGCCTGCCCGGCGAGGCGGCGCTGCTGGCCGGCACGGCGGTGCTGTCGGCCGGTATTGCGCTGGGGAATGTGCTGCTGCCGGCCCTGGTCAAACGCAGCCTGCCGGAGCGGGTGGCGCTGGTCACCGGCATTCAGTCGGCCACCATGAGCCTGGTGGCCGGTATCGCGGCGGCCGTGGCTCTCCCGCTGTCGCACCTGGGCGGCTGGCGGCTCTCGCTGGGTATCTGGGCCCTGCCGGCGCTGCTGTCAGCGCTGGTCTGGGGTGGGCTGCGCCGCGGCTCCCGCCAGGCCCGCCTGGCCCCGGAGCCCCTGCCGCAAACCGGCGGTAACCTCTGGACACAGCCGGCCGCCTGGGTGCTCAGCCTCTTTATGGGCATTCAGTCGCTGGTGTTCTATTCGCTGGCCAACTTCATGCCTGCCATCCTAACCGAGCGCGGCATCAACCCGCTGGAAGCCAGCTGGTACAGCACGGTGATGCAGTGGGTTTCGCTGCTGGGTATCTTCGGTATCTCGCTGCTGGCGGGCCGGGTGCCGCGCCTGCAGGGCATTGCGGTCGGGTCGGCGGCCCTGACCCTCAGCGGGCTGCTTGGCCTATGGCTGGGCCCGCTGAACCTGGCCTGGCTGTGGGCCAGCCTGCTGGGCATCGGCTGCGCGGCCACTTTCTCACTGTCGCTGATTCTGTTCTCGGTGCGGACCCGTACCCCGCAGGCGGCCGCCTCGCTTTCGGGTATGGCGCAGGCGGTGGGCTATCTGGTGGCGGCCACCGGCCCGCTGGGCGCCGGCTACCTGTTCGACCGCACCGGCTCGTGGACCTCTTCCCTGCTGCTGCTGAGCCTGCTGCTGGCCACGCAGTGCGTTCTGGCCTGGTTCGCGGGGCAGTCGTCCTTTATCGGCAGCGCGGACGCCGGCTAA
- a CDS encoding arsenic transporter, whose product MLTAAAIFLLTLTLVIWQPRFRWQPNGLGIGYSALLGAALALLSGVVSPGDIPAVWNVVWNATVTFVALIIISLLLDEAGFFHWAALHVARWGGGSGQRLFALVVLLGAAVSALFANDGTALILTPIVLATLRTLKFSPAATLAFVLATGFIADAASLPLVISNLVNIVSADFFGLGFGEYAAVMAPVDLAAVLASLGALFLTFRRDLPSRYSVAELPAPQSAVRDPAVFRMGWAVLALLLLGYFSAEQLGVPVSLITVLGAALLWFPAARGQAVDTRRVLAGAPWQIVVFSLGMYLVVYGLRNTGLTDVLSGWLGALAGQGLWAATLGTGVLTALLASVMNNLPGVLIGAIAIDGSGAQGLVRQGMIYANVVGNDLGPKITPIGSLATLLWLHVLSQKGIRIGWGQYIRAGIALTLPVLLVTLAALAWRLAVRG is encoded by the coding sequence ATGCTGACGGCGGCCGCCATTTTTCTGCTGACCCTGACCCTGGTGATCTGGCAGCCCAGGTTCCGCTGGCAGCCGAATGGCCTGGGCATCGGCTACAGCGCCCTACTGGGAGCCGCGCTGGCGCTGCTGAGCGGCGTGGTCAGCCCAGGCGATATTCCGGCCGTGTGGAATGTCGTCTGGAACGCCACAGTCACTTTCGTGGCCCTGATCATCATCAGTTTGCTGCTGGACGAGGCCGGGTTTTTCCACTGGGCGGCGCTGCATGTGGCCCGCTGGGGCGGGGGCAGCGGCCAGCGGCTTTTTGCGCTGGTGGTGCTGCTGGGCGCCGCCGTCTCGGCGCTGTTCGCCAACGACGGCACCGCACTGATCCTGACGCCGATCGTGCTGGCGACGCTGCGGACGCTGAAATTCTCACCGGCCGCCACGCTGGCTTTCGTACTGGCGACCGGCTTCATCGCGGACGCCGCCAGCCTGCCGCTGGTGATTTCCAATCTGGTGAATATCGTCTCGGCCGACTTTTTCGGTCTTGGCTTTGGTGAATACGCCGCCGTGATGGCCCCGGTGGACCTCGCAGCGGTGCTGGCGTCACTGGGAGCGCTGTTCTTGACCTTCCGCCGCGATCTGCCCAGCCGTTACAGCGTGGCCGAACTGCCTGCGCCGCAGAGCGCGGTCCGTGACCCGGCAGTGTTCCGGATGGGCTGGGCGGTGCTGGCGCTGCTGCTACTGGGCTATTTCTCGGCCGAACAGCTGGGGGTGCCGGTCAGCCTGATCACGGTGCTGGGCGCCGCGCTGCTGTGGTTCCCGGCGGCCCGCGGACAGGCGGTGGACACCCGGCGGGTGCTGGCCGGCGCACCGTGGCAGATCGTGGTGTTCTCGCTGGGCATGTATCTGGTGGTGTATGGCCTGCGCAACACCGGCCTGACCGACGTGCTGAGCGGCTGGCTGGGTGCCCTGGCCGGGCAGGGGCTCTGGGCGGCCACCCTGGGCACCGGCGTGCTGACGGCGCTGCTGGCCAGCGTGATGAACAACCTGCCGGGTGTATTGATCGGGGCCATCGCCATAGACGGCAGCGGAGCGCAGGGGCTGGTGCGCCAGGGGATGATTTATGCCAACGTGGTGGGCAACGACCTGGGCCCCAAGATCACGCCCATCGGGAGCCTGGCCACGCTGCTGTGGCTGCACGTGCTCTCGCAAAAAGGCATCCGGATCGGCTGGGGGCAATACATCCGCGCCGGCATCGCCCTGACCCTGCCGGTGCTGCTGGTCACGCTGGCGGCGCTGGCCTGGCGACTGGCCGTGCGAGGATAA
- a CDS encoding HpcH/HpaI aldolase/citrate lyase family protein, with amino-acid sequence MTSSSWRSVLYVPADNLRALEKARTLGADAVILDLEDAVAPEHKAAAREQVAAALAQNWPCPVLLRLNAPDTPWHREDLALAQAAGPSGVVLPKVETPQLLDNLPGAWPLWAMIETPLGVLRAPEIAAHGRVAGLIAGTNDLARDLHTRPHPERLPLIQALSLIVLAARAHGRVPLDAVYNNVRDDAGFQQECRQGRDLGFAGKTVIHPSQVQAANQEFGVTDTEAEQARALLAAWEAARAEGRSVATFGGALVEQLHADAAQDLLKSYARQAEGRGAVS; translated from the coding sequence ATGACCTCTTCTTCCTGGCGCAGCGTGCTGTATGTTCCTGCCGATAATCTCAGGGCTCTCGAAAAGGCCCGCACTCTGGGAGCCGACGCAGTCATCCTGGATCTGGAAGATGCTGTAGCGCCGGAACATAAGGCTGCAGCGCGTGAGCAGGTCGCTGCGGCCCTGGCACAGAACTGGCCCTGCCCGGTCCTGCTGCGTCTCAATGCGCCAGATACTCCCTGGCACCGGGAAGACCTTGCCCTGGCACAGGCAGCTGGGCCCAGCGGCGTGGTGCTGCCCAAAGTGGAAACGCCGCAGCTGCTGGATAACCTGCCGGGAGCCTGGCCGCTCTGGGCCATGATCGAGACCCCGCTGGGCGTGCTGCGAGCCCCTGAGATTGCCGCACATGGCCGGGTAGCCGGACTGATCGCCGGGACCAACGACCTGGCCCGTGACCTGCATACCCGGCCCCATCCGGAGCGGCTGCCGCTCATACAGGCGCTCAGTCTGATAGTGCTGGCCGCCCGTGCCCACGGACGGGTGCCCCTGGATGCGGTCTACAACAATGTTCGCGACGACGCTGGGTTCCAGCAGGAATGCCGCCAGGGCCGCGACCTGGGCTTTGCCGGAAAAACGGTGATTCACCCCTCACAGGTGCAGGCGGCCAATCAGGAATTTGGGGTGACAGACACCGAAGCCGAGCAGGCCCGCGCGCTGCTGGCTGCCTGGGAAGCAGCGCGGGCGGAGGGACGCTCGGTCGCCACCTTTGGCGGAGCGCTGGTTGAGCAGCTGCACGCTGACGCAGCGCAGGACCTGCTGAAGTCCTACGCGCGGCAAGCGGAAGGCCGGGGGGCGGTCAGCTGA
- a CDS encoding sensor domain-containing diguanylate cyclase, which translates to MPLQIFFSPSRIVQRRRLVLLIAALSLLCHLFALSALHGDRLGTQMTRLGSVMSAAVLLMALPQRPNFRLISVFISLQALAWTAVALLEAAQQGSTLQASSLLSVGILAALMLALLPPGPAVTLVGTLYLVVCTVALLTGVSDPLTLLVLGTLLVAMTLNSEHGERVTRERARSEMLQGLALHDGLTDLLNRAAAEERLESWLKHPGSSGGYLVLLDLDHFKQINDQHGHLTGDQAPRYTADVLRSHTGAGSLVGRWGGEEFILLLEGHSASEAQAVVEGIQQDLRRSADSGLPPLTVSGGSVSLAEVGAPDLSALLGLADRRLYCAKAAGRDRLIWPGPLAD; encoded by the coding sequence GTGCCACTGCAGATCTTTTTCTCTCCAAGCCGCATTGTGCAGCGCCGCCGTCTGGTTCTCCTGATTGCGGCGTTGTCGTTGCTGTGTCACCTTTTTGCCCTTTCGGCCCTTCACGGCGACCGGTTAGGCACCCAGATGACCCGGCTGGGCTCGGTGATGAGCGCGGCTGTGTTGCTGATGGCCCTGCCCCAGCGCCCCAACTTCAGGCTGATCAGTGTATTTATCTCGCTACAGGCGCTGGCCTGGACCGCAGTGGCCCTGCTGGAAGCCGCTCAGCAGGGCAGTACCTTACAGGCCTCGTCGCTGCTCAGCGTGGGGATTCTGGCCGCTCTGATGTTGGCCTTGCTGCCCCCGGGCCCGGCCGTCACACTGGTGGGAACGCTGTATCTGGTGGTGTGCACGGTCGCCCTCCTGACCGGCGTCTCGGACCCGCTGACTCTGCTGGTGCTGGGCACCCTGCTGGTGGCGATGACGCTGAACTCCGAGCATGGTGAGCGCGTCACCCGTGAGCGGGCCCGCTCGGAAATGCTGCAGGGGCTGGCCCTGCATGACGGCTTGACTGACCTGCTGAACCGCGCCGCTGCCGAGGAAAGGCTGGAAAGCTGGCTCAAGCACCCCGGCAGCAGCGGCGGCTATCTGGTGCTGCTGGACCTGGACCACTTCAAGCAGATTAACGATCAGCACGGCCATCTGACGGGCGATCAGGCCCCGCGCTATACCGCCGACGTCCTGCGCAGCCACACCGGCGCCGGCTCCCTGGTAGGGCGCTGGGGAGGCGAGGAATTTATCCTGCTGCTTGAAGGCCACAGCGCGTCCGAAGCCCAGGCCGTGGTAGAGGGAATTCAGCAGGACCTGCGCCGCTCGGCCGACAGTGGACTGCCGCCGCTCACGGTCAGCGGCGGCAGTGTCAGCCTGGCCGAAGTCGGCGCACCGGACCTCAGCGCCCTGCTGGGCCTGGCCGACCGGCGGCTTTACTGTGCCAAGGCGGCCGGCCGCGACCGGCTGATCTGGCCGGGGCCGCTGGCCGACTGA
- a CDS encoding NRAMP family divalent metal transporter, with protein sequence MTTPKSKEHNWSVLLGAAFLMATSAIGPGFLTQTSVFTQQLLASFGFVILVSIIIDLIVQTNIWRIIAVTGRRTQDTANAVLPGLGTLLAALIVIGGLAFNIGNVGGAGLGLNVVTGLSPVLSAVLSAAFAIGIFLYKEAGQAMDRLAQLLGGVMILLTLYVMFTSHPPYAEAALRTFAPLKFDLFAIITLVGGTVGGYITFAGGHRLLDAGIKGVEALPSVNRGATSAILIASLMRILLFLAALGVVSAGATLDPANPAASVFQIAAGEVGYRIFGVVMWAAAITSVVGSAYTSVSFIRSPHPTIERYHTGITVAFILLSTAVFAAVGRPVTILLAVGALNALILPVALGTMLVAAQRRNLVGNYRHPAWMTWSGWLVVVAMTVLSVRTILTTLPQLFS encoded by the coding sequence ATGACCACCCCAAAATCCAAAGAACACAACTGGAGCGTCCTGCTGGGCGCCGCTTTCCTGATGGCGACTTCGGCCATCGGCCCCGGCTTCCTGACCCAGACTTCGGTCTTTACCCAGCAGCTGCTGGCCAGCTTCGGCTTCGTCATCCTGGTCTCCATCATCATTGACCTGATCGTGCAGACCAATATCTGGCGAATCATCGCCGTGACCGGCCGCCGCACCCAGGACACGGCCAACGCGGTGCTGCCGGGCCTGGGCACCCTGCTGGCCGCCCTGATTGTGATTGGCGGGCTGGCTTTCAATATCGGCAACGTGGGCGGCGCTGGGCTGGGCCTGAATGTCGTGACCGGCCTCAGTCCGGTGTTGAGCGCCGTTCTCAGCGCCGCGTTCGCCATTGGCATTTTCCTGTACAAGGAAGCCGGACAGGCAATGGACCGCCTCGCGCAGCTGCTGGGCGGCGTCATGATTCTGCTGACGCTGTATGTGATGTTTACGTCGCACCCGCCTTACGCCGAGGCGGCCCTGCGCACGTTCGCTCCCCTCAAGTTCGACCTGTTTGCCATCATCACCCTGGTGGGCGGCACCGTGGGCGGTTACATCACTTTTGCCGGAGGACACCGCCTGCTGGACGCCGGCATCAAGGGCGTCGAAGCGCTGCCCAGCGTGAACCGTGGCGCGACTTCTGCCATCCTAATTGCCTCGCTGATGCGGATTCTGCTGTTTCTGGCCGCCCTAGGCGTGGTCAGTGCCGGGGCCACCCTTGACCCGGCCAACCCGGCTGCGTCCGTCTTCCAGATCGCGGCCGGTGAGGTGGGCTACCGCATTTTCGGCGTGGTGATGTGGGCGGCCGCCATTACCTCGGTCGTTGGCTCCGCGTATACCAGCGTGTCGTTTATCCGCTCGCCGCACCCCACCATTGAGCGCTATCACACCGGCATCACGGTGGCCTTTATCCTGCTCTCGACGGCGGTGTTTGCCGCGGTGGGCCGGCCGGTGACTATCCTGCTGGCTGTAGGCGCGCTCAACGCCCTGATTTTGCCGGTGGCGCTGGGCACCATGCTGGTCGCTGCCCAGCGCCGTAACTTGGTGGGCAACTACCGGCACCCGGCCTGGATGACTTGGAGCGGCTGGCTGGTGGTGGTGGCAATGACGGTACTGAGCGTCCGCACTATCCTGACCACACTGCCGCAGCTGTTCAGCTGA
- a CDS encoding replication initiator protein A, with product MAHNTIRGLDTIRDTRSLARFGITSIQVRLSQEEALRWESNFSIAGRRYHLQGFADLGRPRGIDTDVITGLEAIFALRGFPEDNTIITSGYELAQSAHMPDNGRTYERIRESLLRYWRTGFLVREGFEQPGGKGGTTYYNETLGFFEKISFWEQGIRTGDVEQTSLSRDKTLRIVLTPEFAESLRSGYIHQLDRALLRQIEQPPARALYRLLSAHRQQDDGTQADQLAVNLSDWREACGIQDTRPSKVLRSLQAAHDELTAGYLTEVEIAGRGQKTRLTYHFRQQGDPDPALVQLLLDAEFGLSIPVAQQFAAEYPDRVEKAIRFVQARQYAGHPPVRSPAGLLRRVLEDRERYLLDEPELESGAELVPTAVSPLPDAEWEAEQAARNEALLQALPAEQWRACRASLKLVLGNHFSAAEWKHFEQACLDGQWGAAELLQEATRAAARLEMQEFVADLQKALQG from the coding sequence ATGGCACACAACACAATTCGAGGACTGGACACCATACGCGATACTCGGTCGCTGGCCCGGTTCGGCATCACCAGCATTCAGGTGCGGCTCTCGCAGGAGGAGGCGCTTCGCTGGGAAAGCAACTTCAGCATCGCTGGCCGGCGCTACCATTTGCAAGGTTTTGCCGACCTGGGGCGGCCCCGCGGAATTGACACCGATGTGATCACGGGCCTGGAAGCCATCTTTGCCCTGCGTGGTTTCCCAGAGGACAACACCATCATCACCAGCGGGTATGAGCTGGCGCAGTCGGCTCATATGCCGGACAATGGCCGCACTTACGAGCGAATCCGAGAAAGCTTGCTGAGGTACTGGCGCACCGGCTTTCTGGTGCGGGAAGGCTTTGAACAGCCGGGTGGAAAGGGCGGCACCACCTACTACAACGAGACTCTGGGGTTTTTCGAGAAGATCAGTTTCTGGGAGCAGGGCATCCGAACGGGCGATGTTGAACAGACGTCCCTATCGCGTGATAAGACCCTCCGCATCGTGCTGACGCCTGAATTTGCCGAAAGCTTGCGGAGCGGGTACATTCATCAGCTTGACCGCGCCCTGCTGCGGCAGATTGAGCAGCCGCCGGCCCGCGCGCTCTACCGGTTGCTGTCTGCCCACCGCCAGCAGGACGACGGTACCCAAGCTGATCAGCTGGCAGTGAATTTGAGCGACTGGCGCGAGGCCTGTGGCATCCAGGATACCCGGCCCAGCAAGGTCCTGCGGAGCCTACAGGCGGCCCACGATGAGCTGACAGCAGGATACCTGACAGAAGTGGAAATTGCCGGCAGAGGGCAGAAAACCCGGCTGACCTATCACTTTCGCCAGCAGGGAGACCCAGACCCGGCGCTGGTTCAGCTTTTGCTGGACGCTGAATTCGGCCTCAGTATTCCAGTCGCGCAGCAGTTTGCTGCCGAATATCCGGACCGGGTAGAAAAGGCCATCCGTTTCGTGCAGGCCCGCCAGTATGCAGGGCACCCACCAGTCCGGAGCCCAGCTGGCCTGCTGCGCCGGGTTTTGGAAGACCGCGAACGCTATTTGCTGGATGAACCGGAGCTGGAATCTGGAGCTGAGCTGGTGCCCACCGCAGTGTCTCCGCTTCCCGACGCTGAGTGGGAGGCAGAGCAGGCTGCCCGCAACGAGGCCCTGTTGCAAGCTCTACCCGCCGAGCAGTGGCGAGCTTGCCGGGCATCGCTGAAACTGGTCTTAGGAAACCATTTTTCGGCCGCTGAATGGAAACACTTTGAGCAAGCGTGTCTGGATGGTCAGTGGGGCGCAGCAGAATTGTTACAGGAAGCGACTCGAGCTGCCGCGCGTCTGGAGATGCAGGAATTTGTTGCGGACCTCCAGAAGGCGCTTCAAGGCTAA